Proteins encoded within one genomic window of Haloferax volcanii DS2:
- a CDS encoding DUF7568 family protein yields MPRITNWRRESRSPTLAYRNTETGARAVLHRAPDSDRYKWRGAILVDGYPVWSHGYEMKDAKSFRNELRKRPSPELSCPECLHDDIVVGGKSADGAKVQRWFECRNCGYESPSCLVYGAER; encoded by the coding sequence ATGCCCCGCATCACCAACTGGCGACGCGAGAGCCGCTCGCCGACACTCGCGTATCGGAACACCGAGACCGGTGCGCGAGCCGTCCTGCATCGAGCGCCGGACTCCGACCGGTACAAATGGCGTGGGGCAATCCTCGTCGACGGCTACCCGGTCTGGTCACATGGGTACGAGATGAAAGACGCGAAGTCGTTCCGTAACGAGCTCCGGAAACGGCCATCGCCCGAACTGAGTTGTCCGGAATGTCTCCACGACGACATTGTTGTCGGTGGAAAGTCGGCTGACGGCGCGAAAGTCCAGCGCTGGTTCGAGTGCCGAAATTGTGGATACGAATCCCCCTCCTGCCTCGTCTACGGTGCCGAGCGCTAG
- a CDS encoding DUF7577 domain-containing protein, which produces MLTEFVRSVRQWMSEITVSDETKIALVAIGVLLVFGYFFVLPRLRRRRHSHPAIAVKARKVQQDTSKADDWVVVCQNCSARNPVGYRYCHNCINRLPSAVRKSGDDDRISDQ; this is translated from the coding sequence ATGCTGACTGAGTTCGTTCGTTCTGTTCGCCAATGGATGTCCGAAATCACGGTCTCGGATGAAACCAAAATCGCCCTTGTTGCGATCGGTGTACTGCTCGTCTTCGGGTATTTCTTCGTACTCCCCCGTCTACGACGTCGCCGCCATTCCCATCCTGCTATCGCGGTCAAAGCACGGAAGGTGCAACAGGATACCTCAAAAGCAGATGACTGGGTTGTTGTCTGCCAAAACTGTAGCGCACGGAATCCCGTCGGATATCGATACTGCCACAATTGTATTAACCGGTTACCTTCGGCGGTTCGAAAATCCGGGGACGATGACCGAATTTCTGACCAGTGA
- a CDS encoding DUF6735 family protein, protein MGHRALVAYERTDGQYTLHYSHWGAANLKLKHRISAESPFGGDDTDSKWAKQLLAELADGLEADAVDGYLAGEDRPSSVVEPKPRATGLTLDEIVADHLNYLHHEAFFVVSTTFEVTAYRTLWFGLQYDSETVEQGETVGNGALATVRWYDGEPVGDGHLQGQFAALKDVVGDMLDKGVFTPSTARQYLKRKLAERVGDRQELLIPTGESPFEKASLNHS, encoded by the coding sequence ATGGGCCACCGCGCGCTCGTTGCGTACGAACGCACAGACGGACAGTACACGCTCCACTACAGCCATTGGGGCGCAGCGAACCTGAAGCTCAAGCACCGAATCTCGGCTGAGTCGCCGTTCGGTGGTGACGACACCGACTCCAAGTGGGCGAAACAGCTCCTCGCAGAGCTTGCCGATGGCCTCGAGGCAGATGCGGTCGACGGCTACCTCGCCGGCGAGGATCGTCCGTCGTCGGTCGTCGAGCCGAAACCCCGCGCCACCGGGCTCACCCTCGACGAGATCGTCGCGGACCATCTCAACTACCTCCACCACGAGGCGTTCTTCGTGGTGTCGACGACGTTCGAGGTGACCGCCTATCGGACGCTGTGGTTCGGGCTCCAGTACGACTCGGAGACGGTCGAACAGGGAGAGACAGTCGGGAACGGCGCGCTCGCGACGGTGCGCTGGTACGACGGCGAGCCGGTCGGCGACGGCCACCTGCAGGGCCAGTTCGCGGCCCTCAAAGACGTCGTCGGCGATATGCTCGACAAGGGCGTCTTCACGCCGTCGACGGCGAGACAGTACCTGAAACGGAAGCTGGCCGAGCGGGTCGGAGACCGACAGGAGCTACTCATTCCGACCGGGGAATCACCCTTCGAGAAGGCGAGCCTAAATCACTCCTAG
- a CDS encoding transcription initiation factor IIB, which produces MAIRDIYQTGFDEDVRTESSANQCPECNGRVTTNAVETVCEDCGLVIDEQRIDHGPEWRAYDKEECERTGAPLTAARHDRGLSTEIGRGTDAKGNELSGKKRRRLARMRREQTRGRWRSKAERNLAHGLGEVRRLASALELSNSVRDQACQLFRSAQNEDLLRGRSIEAIAAASVYGACRCNGLSRLVDDVSEVARVAESRVTNAYKTLNEALGLPAEPVLPSMFVPRLASDLECPDEIRQRARTLAEQAEERGVTTGVHPAGFAAACLYKAGREEGRWLTQRDVAESGDVTPTTVRTHHETLNELAV; this is translated from the coding sequence ATGGCAATTAGAGATATCTACCAAACTGGCTTCGACGAAGACGTCCGAACGGAGTCGAGCGCGAACCAATGTCCCGAGTGCAACGGACGGGTCACCACGAACGCGGTCGAAACGGTCTGCGAGGACTGTGGCTTGGTCATCGACGAACAGCGTATCGATCACGGGCCGGAGTGGCGGGCGTACGACAAGGAGGAGTGTGAACGAACGGGCGCCCCGCTCACTGCAGCTCGCCACGATCGAGGCTTGTCAACGGAGATCGGGCGTGGCACCGACGCGAAGGGGAACGAACTCTCCGGGAAAAAGCGGCGGCGACTCGCTCGGATGCGTCGTGAACAGACTCGGGGTCGCTGGCGGTCGAAAGCAGAACGGAATCTCGCACACGGATTGGGCGAAGTGCGTCGGTTGGCGAGTGCCCTCGAACTCTCCAATTCGGTCCGTGATCAGGCGTGTCAGCTCTTCCGGAGCGCCCAGAACGAAGATCTGCTTCGAGGCAGATCCATCGAGGCCATCGCCGCGGCCAGCGTGTACGGGGCCTGCCGGTGCAACGGCCTCTCGCGGTTGGTGGATGACGTTAGCGAGGTGGCCCGCGTCGCGGAGTCACGAGTCACGAACGCGTACAAAACGCTGAACGAAGCGCTAGGGCTCCCGGCCGAGCCCGTCCTCCCCAGCATGTTCGTGCCGCGACTCGCCTCGGACCTCGAGTGTCCGGACGAGATCCGACAGCGGGCCCGAACCCTCGCGGAGCAGGCCGAGGAGCGCGGCGTCACGACCGGCGTCCATCCGGCTGGGTTTGCAGCGGCCTGCCTCTACAAGGCCGGTCGCGAGGAGGGGCGATGGCTGACGCAACGTGACGTTGCCGAGTCCGGGGACGTCACGCCAACCACGGTTCGGACGCATCACGAGACGCTCAATGAGCTCGCTGTCTAG
- a CDS encoding helix-turn-helix domain-containing protein, whose amino-acid sequence MATDPRRQGTTQTPATDFDPTVLVTHKPSALPEIYEYIVTHEETRPKAIRRDLDVSKSVTYSTLDKLQTVGLIEKTGYGIYEPADIALEPHLVSALGELRSAKQYSICEFATEVNAFDAADLSEQLGGSRSNVRAAAERLREKEFLERWWEPFSKSPKRYRVTDTGKRALESLDVERYLGWDGSEAVAFRDGIDGTEFYTPYEIEDVHYLVNSKHEWVRPQEIASALAKNQKKTLERLSKLEERGLIMGDAIREKMMFKATQKTQSLFQALQLLTISRTHGFDFYSLAKHAHDDRLGPWTLDELYSLFAERGSSPSIQRLTTAIEDLKCAGLIDGNSRTGYSFTSE is encoded by the coding sequence ATGGCGACTGACCCGAGACGGCAGGGAACCACACAGACGCCTGCGACAGACTTCGATCCAACGGTTCTCGTCACACACAAACCGAGCGCGTTACCTGAGATCTACGAGTACATCGTTACCCACGAGGAGACGAGACCGAAAGCGATTCGGCGCGACCTTGACGTCTCGAAATCAGTTACGTATTCGACATTAGACAAGCTACAAACCGTCGGTCTTATTGAGAAGACGGGATATGGTATCTATGAGCCCGCAGATATTGCGTTAGAGCCACATCTGGTCTCTGCGCTCGGCGAGTTACGATCCGCGAAACAGTACTCGATTTGTGAGTTTGCGACCGAGGTGAACGCCTTCGACGCTGCAGATCTCAGTGAACAGCTCGGGGGCTCGCGATCAAATGTCCGGGCTGCTGCCGAACGGTTACGTGAAAAGGAGTTCTTGGAGCGGTGGTGGGAACCATTTTCGAAGAGCCCGAAGCGATATCGGGTAACCGATACGGGCAAACGAGCGTTGGAGTCACTGGATGTCGAGCGGTATTTAGGCTGGGATGGAAGCGAAGCAGTTGCGTTTCGGGATGGAATCGACGGAACAGAGTTTTATACCCCATATGAGATTGAAGATGTACACTATCTAGTGAACTCCAAACATGAATGGGTGCGTCCACAAGAAATAGCGTCCGCGTTAGCGAAGAATCAAAAGAAAACACTCGAACGGCTCTCGAAACTGGAAGAGCGGGGCTTGATCATGGGCGATGCGATACGAGAAAAGATGATGTTCAAAGCGACTCAGAAAACCCAGTCGCTTTTCCAGGCGCTCCAACTCTTAACGATATCGAGAACTCATGGTTTCGATTTCTACTCGCTTGCGAAACACGCACACGACGACAGGCTCGGTCCTTGGACGCTTGATGAACTGTATTCTCTATTCGCTGAGAGAGGATCGTCACCGTCTATCCAGCGCCTCACCACTGCAATAGAGGATCTGAAGTGTGCTGGTCTAATCGATGGCAACTCACGTACTGGCTATTCGTTTACTTCAGAGTGA
- a CDS encoding M48 family metallopeptidase translates to MAVVGAILAAFYLVAVAVAMVVFGQGILPIAIVGSLLLVGFQYKIGKWAALRSVGAEDLPETQYAQIHQFVEQVCDEKNMKKPSLKIASMGVPNAFAVGRRGNGTVVISRELIQLLDRDELEGVVAHELAHIDNRDVITMQLGQGIASMVAIVAQYVVLFTGDNDLADFFLAIVVGQIVQFLVMIFVLAISRYREYVADADAKRVIDSGDPLARALEKIQQGNQQARESARTAQRSHGRARRDRRRDANVDQQVSALCISSPDRGFLQRIVSTHPPMEKRIERLRS, encoded by the coding sequence ATGGCCGTCGTCGGTGCCATCCTCGCGGCGTTCTATCTCGTCGCTGTTGCTGTCGCGATGGTGGTGTTCGGCCAGGGAATCCTCCCGATCGCCATCGTCGGCAGTCTCCTCCTCGTCGGCTTCCAGTACAAAATCGGGAAGTGGGCTGCCTTACGAAGCGTCGGTGCCGAGGACCTCCCCGAGACCCAGTACGCGCAGATCCACCAGTTCGTCGAGCAGGTCTGCGACGAGAAGAACATGAAGAAACCGTCGCTGAAGATCGCCAGTATGGGCGTGCCGAACGCGTTCGCGGTTGGCCGTCGCGGCAACGGGACCGTCGTTATTTCCCGGGAACTCATCCAGCTGCTCGACCGCGACGAACTCGAGGGCGTCGTCGCCCACGAACTCGCCCACATCGACAACCGCGACGTCATCACGATGCAGCTCGGGCAGGGCATCGCCTCGATGGTCGCCATCGTCGCCCAGTACGTCGTGCTCTTTACGGGCGATAATGATCTCGCGGACTTCTTTCTCGCCATCGTCGTCGGCCAGATCGTCCAGTTCCTCGTGATGATCTTCGTGCTCGCTATCTCGCGGTATCGCGAGTACGTCGCCGACGCCGATGCGAAACGTGTCATCGACTCCGGCGACCCACTCGCCCGCGCCCTCGAGAAAATCCAGCAGGGGAACCAGCAGGCTCGCGAGTCGGCCCGGACTGCCCAGCGGAGTCACGGCCGTGCTCGCCGCGACCGGCGCCGCGACGCGAACGTCGACCAGCAGGTGAGCGCGCTCTGTATCTCTAGTCCCGACCGTGGCTTCCTCCAGCGGATCGTCTCTACGCACCCGCCGATGGAGAAGCGCATCGAACGGCTTCGCTCGTAG
- a CDS encoding DUF7521 family protein — MAEPPEFWSFLVANSLLFIAGGSLTALSYRAYLRVQQYSLRLAAGGFALITLGGLLDIIYQLGVRQDYSLGARESLALQTLDSLVITAGLVVIFYALSRY, encoded by the coding sequence ATGGCTGAGCCGCCGGAGTTCTGGAGTTTCCTCGTAGCCAATTCACTCCTGTTCATCGCCGGAGGAAGCTTGACCGCGCTCAGCTATCGTGCCTACCTCCGCGTCCAACAATACAGCCTCCGCCTCGCAGCAGGAGGCTTCGCACTCATCACTCTCGGTGGCCTCCTCGACATCATCTATCAGCTCGGTGTTCGGCAAGATTATAGTCTCGGTGCTCGTGAATCGCTTGCGCTTCAAACGCTTGATAGCCTGGTTATTACTGCAGGGCTCGTCGTTATTTTCTATGCCCTATCTCGCTACTGA
- a CDS encoding DUF502 domain-containing protein → MPGRLTTWRGDAASGLVVLAPLLVIAYVVIWIYSVLASFPVLNAVQLPIVRVAIVLAGFAGLVLVTGSLMRTTTGTIVEATLDTLVNRIPGLRIVYNASKMGIETVVDGTDHLRTPVRVETWPGMYMTGFKTGNRASDGRDVVFIPTAPNITTGFVVELETEDVTELDESTEDALIRIISCGFGEAPQPDAPNEDDRSSNAPPPTTTD, encoded by the coding sequence ATGCCTGGCCGGCTCACAACGTGGCGAGGAGATGCGGCGAGTGGTCTTGTTGTTCTTGCTCCGCTTCTCGTCATAGCGTATGTTGTCATATGGATATACAGTGTACTTGCCAGTTTCCCGGTATTGAATGCTGTGCAGCTACCAATCGTTCGCGTCGCAATTGTTCTCGCCGGGTTCGCTGGGCTCGTCTTGGTCACCGGCTCATTAATGCGGACGACGACTGGAACAATCGTTGAAGCCACACTGGATACGCTCGTGAATCGTATCCCTGGATTGCGAATCGTCTATAACGCCTCGAAAATGGGAATCGAGACGGTTGTTGACGGCACTGACCACCTACGCACGCCAGTGCGAGTTGAAACGTGGCCCGGGATGTATATGACTGGATTCAAGACTGGAAATCGTGCGTCGGATGGACGTGATGTAGTGTTCATTCCGACGGCACCGAACATCACAACAGGGTTTGTCGTTGAACTTGAGACGGAGGACGTAACAGAACTCGATGAATCCACTGAGGATGCCCTCATCCGAATTATCAGTTGCGGGTTTGGAGAAGCGCCACAACCGGATGCTCCAAATGAAGATGACCGATCATCGAACGCACCCCCACCTACGACAACTGACTAA
- a CDS encoding DUF7342 family protein, with product MSEPPRNGVQSWTESMSARDRIRAVAETLREPRSVNWISEQADAAWSTTNEELQDLVDQGQLRRVEAGETTRYQPDYTRLLFEEIRTLIEENTREELRNELAAITEEIEEWQATYDVETWEDLEQSLADGELSSGELRERRDVIAFWREDEEDRRLIKHALELYSDVEAAREQMTDVADRATS from the coding sequence ATGTCGGAACCCCCACGGAATGGCGTCCAGTCGTGGACTGAGTCGATGAGCGCCCGCGACCGTATTCGAGCCGTCGCTGAGACGCTTCGTGAACCCCGGTCGGTTAACTGGATCAGCGAGCAGGCCGACGCCGCTTGGAGCACGACCAACGAGGAGCTCCAAGATCTCGTCGACCAAGGGCAGCTGCGCCGCGTCGAGGCCGGCGAGACGACGCGCTACCAGCCGGACTACACGCGACTGCTCTTCGAGGAAATCCGCACGCTCATCGAGGAGAACACGCGCGAGGAGTTGCGGAACGAATTGGCCGCGATTACCGAGGAGATTGAGGAGTGGCAGGCGACCTACGACGTCGAGACATGGGAAGACCTCGAACAGTCGCTTGCTGATGGGGAGCTCTCAAGTGGCGAGCTCCGAGAACGTCGTGACGTCATCGCGTTCTGGCGCGAGGATGAGGAGGATCGCCGCCTTATCAAGCACGCACTGGAACTCTACTCGGATGTGGAAGCCGCCCGCGAACAGATGACCGATGTAGCTGACCGCGCCACGAGCTAA
- a CDS encoding tubulin/FtsZ family protein, with protein MKLGVVGLGQAGGKIVDALLEYDQRTNCHIVHDALTVNTATADLNALEHIPADARVLIGKSQVGGQGVGGDNELGATITTEDITEIQHVIDTISVHEIDAFLLVAALGGGTGSGALPVVGRHLKQLYTEPVYGLGILPSTNEGGLYSLNAARSLQTAVRELDNLLIFDNDAHRQANESLTGGYAAINRELATRLGVLFGAGDIDTGTANPESVVDASEIINTLKGGGVSTLGYASQSLEEEDGAEAAGLLSRFKRESSTDSAGGTNRITSLVRRATLGRLTLPVEPANVSIDRGLVIVAGPSDCLNRKGIERGRTWVEEQTGCLSIRGGDYPLPESNTVAVVVLFSGISGADRLHELRSIGSEAQTTGAERTGSSDRHLESILGDDADELDSLF; from the coding sequence ATGAAACTCGGCGTCGTCGGTCTCGGCCAAGCGGGCGGGAAAATCGTTGATGCCCTCCTTGAGTACGATCAGCGAACGAACTGCCACATCGTCCATGATGCACTCACGGTCAATACAGCAACGGCTGATCTCAATGCACTCGAGCATATTCCAGCGGACGCACGGGTGCTCATCGGGAAGTCACAGGTCGGCGGGCAAGGTGTCGGTGGCGATAACGAGCTTGGTGCCACAATCACCACCGAAGATATCACCGAAATCCAGCACGTCATCGATACGATCTCTGTACATGAAATCGATGCGTTTCTCCTCGTCGCTGCCCTCGGTGGAGGGACGGGAAGTGGTGCCCTTCCCGTCGTCGGCCGGCACCTCAAGCAGCTGTATACTGAGCCGGTCTATGGACTCGGCATCCTCCCGAGCACCAATGAAGGCGGGCTCTATTCACTCAACGCCGCTCGCTCCTTACAGACTGCTGTCCGGGAACTGGACAACCTCCTTATCTTCGATAACGACGCCCATCGACAGGCAAACGAGTCACTGACGGGCGGATACGCAGCGATCAATCGTGAGCTCGCGACTCGCCTTGGCGTCCTCTTCGGAGCGGGTGACATTGACACGGGAACCGCGAATCCAGAAAGTGTCGTCGATGCAAGCGAAATCATAAATACTCTCAAGGGGGGTGGTGTCTCCACACTCGGATATGCCTCCCAGTCACTCGAGGAGGAGGATGGTGCTGAGGCAGCCGGTCTCCTCTCCCGATTTAAGCGTGAGTCTTCCACGGATTCAGCTGGGGGAACGAATCGGATAACAAGTCTCGTTCGCCGTGCAACCCTTGGTCGTCTCACCCTCCCAGTCGAACCCGCCAACGTCTCGATTGACCGCGGTCTCGTTATTGTCGCTGGTCCCAGTGACTGTCTCAATCGAAAAGGAATCGAACGTGGGCGAACATGGGTAGAAGAGCAAACCGGGTGTCTTTCGATACGGGGTGGTGACTACCCACTTCCAGAGTCGAACACGGTCGCGGTCGTTGTTCTGTTCTCTGGTATTTCCGGCGCTGATCGACTTCACGAATTGCGATCAATCGGAAGTGAAGCACAGACCACGGGCGCGGAGAGGACGGGTTCCTCGGATCGCCATCTCGAATCGATTCTTGGAGATGATGCCGACGAACTCGACTCGCTTTTTTAA
- a CDS encoding universal stress protein encodes MPVLTDQLKVATTLARVTGASLTVINPFPDPEQAPNVYRHEATDCENASLLDWVFEQTDESLPQVESDFLYAWDVVRGVLQAVRRRDVDTLLVPSSSGTSRLRKRMTEQLATHADADVIVVNGQAGFSKAASILLPIASGPHSGLAADVATSIAADYDAWIDILHVIDEEAPDHQRERAETLVEDISHRIARPETTATWVLEAPDTAKAIIDQSRYYGLTVIGAPTKSRLRRFIFGSTNATVRADADSVVLSARNNSDISETR; translated from the coding sequence GTGCCTGTCTTGACTGACCAACTCAAGGTCGCAACCACGCTTGCCCGTGTCACTGGCGCGTCTCTGACCGTCATTAATCCGTTTCCCGACCCCGAGCAGGCACCGAACGTGTACCGACACGAAGCCACGGATTGCGAGAATGCCTCACTCCTTGACTGGGTGTTCGAACAGACCGACGAGTCACTCCCGCAGGTCGAGAGCGACTTCCTGTACGCCTGGGACGTTGTGCGGGGCGTCCTCCAGGCAGTCCGACGACGTGATGTCGATACGCTGCTGGTACCGAGCAGCTCAGGAACGAGCCGCCTTCGTAAGAGGATGACCGAACAGTTGGCGACACACGCCGATGCTGACGTCATCGTCGTGAACGGACAGGCAGGATTCTCGAAGGCAGCGTCGATTCTCCTCCCGATCGCTAGCGGTCCTCACTCGGGATTAGCTGCAGACGTGGCAACCTCTATTGCTGCTGACTATGATGCGTGGATCGACATCTTGCACGTCATTGACGAGGAGGCACCCGATCACCAGCGAGAACGGGCCGAGACGCTCGTTGAGGACATCTCCCATCGGATCGCCCGCCCCGAAACAACTGCCACCTGGGTACTTGAGGCACCGGATACCGCCAAGGCAATCATCGACCAATCGCGCTACTATGGACTCACGGTTATTGGAGCCCCGACGAAAAGTCGCCTTCGCCGGTTCATCTTCGGCTCGACGAACGCTACCGTGCGAGCCGACGCAGACAGCGTCGTACTCTCAGCACGGAATAATAGCGATATCTCTGAAACTAGGTGA
- a CDS encoding ArsR/SmtB family transcription factor, producing MSKEWEPENVFDVLGSEVARQILALASLKPLSATELAEHCGVSEPTIYRRIHALQEYDMLDEQLELDDEGHHYKRFRTSLKEARFQVDEGQFDIDIQLKKDYSDKFSDFWNDLEKGAKEVSNDTTTDSRHRDSSSSDLSGG from the coding sequence GTGAGCAAAGAATGGGAGCCAGAGAACGTGTTCGACGTCCTCGGAAGCGAGGTTGCTCGGCAAATTCTTGCGTTAGCCAGCCTCAAACCCCTGTCAGCCACCGAACTCGCCGAACACTGTGGAGTCTCGGAGCCAACGATCTATCGACGGATTCACGCGCTCCAGGAATATGATATGCTGGACGAACAGTTGGAACTCGACGATGAGGGCCATCACTACAAACGATTCAGAACGAGCCTCAAGGAGGCACGGTTCCAGGTTGATGAAGGACAGTTCGATATCGATATCCAGCTCAAGAAAGACTACTCCGACAAGTTCTCGGATTTCTGGAACGATCTCGAAAAGGGAGCAAAAGAGGTCTCGAACGATACGACCACAGATTCTCGTCACCGTGATAGTTCGTCGTCTGATCTCAGTGGTGGATAA
- a CDS encoding biosurfactant protein 1, producing the protein MHNRYSDFEELRPTGEASHIPDQRLDDGCEGAPRRQRVATSSGGYPDAPTVADGECRSCGASVPDGQTKCRFCLTNHLGSDATSTDESASTTYLGIVHLVVESTTFYGAVAKGGAAAKLLSANEAEPAVDNYTLIYDLDEAPARQLAEQWPSLPDAVQVSSEEGEGLLSAACDRTGWYGQEASERQEQAPTRLYDQRGNGIRDPSRLTEILDDADDTVWLVPAIALSESTGGAAADRQVSSVPTTQELDCQNCGRATDHRFKTHESVPDEAWTGQPIWECRVCGSARYGPSLK; encoded by the coding sequence ATGCACAACAGATATTCTGACTTTGAGGAACTGCGGCCGACCGGCGAAGCGTCCCACATTCCAGACCAGAGGCTGGACGACGGGTGTGAGGGTGCCCCTCGGCGGCAACGCGTCGCGACGAGCTCTGGTGGCTACCCTGATGCGCCGACGGTCGCCGATGGCGAGTGCCGGTCCTGTGGGGCGTCAGTCCCAGACGGCCAGACGAAATGCCGGTTCTGTCTCACTAACCATCTCGGTAGTGACGCCACTAGCACGGACGAGTCAGCGTCGACGACGTACCTCGGCATCGTCCACCTGGTCGTCGAGTCGACCACGTTCTACGGCGCCGTCGCGAAGGGCGGCGCCGCGGCGAAGCTCCTCTCTGCCAACGAGGCGGAGCCGGCCGTCGACAACTACACTCTCATCTACGATCTCGACGAGGCGCCGGCGCGCCAGCTGGCCGAGCAATGGCCCTCACTCCCCGACGCGGTACAGGTGTCGTCAGAGGAGGGAGAGGGGCTTCTCAGTGCCGCCTGTGACCGGACTGGGTGGTACGGGCAGGAAGCGTCGGAGCGTCAGGAACAGGCCCCGACGCGGCTCTACGACCAGCGGGGGAATGGCATCCGCGACCCGTCGCGTCTCACTGAGATCCTCGATGACGCCGACGATACGGTGTGGCTGGTTCCAGCGATAGCGCTGAGCGAATCCACTGGCGGGGCTGCGGCTGATCGCCAGGTATCGTCGGTACCGACGACGCAGGAACTCGACTGTCAAAACTGTGGCCGGGCGACCGACCACCGGTTCAAGACCCACGAGTCGGTCCCGGATGAGGCGTGGACGGGGCAACCAATCTGGGAGTGCCGAGTGTGTGGCTCGGCTCGCTACGGGCCCAGTCTCAAGTAG